Proteins co-encoded in one Christiangramia fulva genomic window:
- a CDS encoding glycosyltransferase — MIPDVCFYFHSTRLHFTQLITGLELLHQKGKINLQYSLENISYPIDLCRVKYKDKILIFDMADSTEIQESIYEECDFYIKRMLLKEDYNKKEKLVPYGLNYSVFYENRYLQNLIYKKNFFKYSVRYHPTLSRILNMKNSIGSSHLKKLQASPKEDFGIVFRSRLWNPENNPTDWKKEERKKMNRDRIEINKILKEQYGDLFSSGIEKDEFSEKECPELLIPDKEYHKANYLKKLKNVSVGIITEGLEKSIGWKLGEYVAHSMAILTSPIDEFQLPGDFREGANYLVFKSQQELLKKIRQLYNDSDLRMEIQQNNQEYYNEYLEPAAKLQKIFIRINEKA; from the coding sequence ATGATACCAGATGTTTGTTTTTACTTTCATAGCACGCGGTTACATTTTACGCAACTAATTACTGGTCTGGAACTTTTACACCAAAAAGGAAAGATAAACCTGCAATACTCTCTCGAAAACATAAGCTATCCTATCGATCTCTGCAGAGTCAAGTATAAGGATAAGATCCTCATATTTGACATGGCAGATAGTACCGAAATACAGGAATCTATTTATGAGGAATGTGATTTCTATATAAAAAGAATGTTACTGAAAGAAGATTATAATAAAAAGGAAAAACTGGTTCCCTACGGCCTGAATTATTCTGTTTTCTATGAAAACAGATATCTACAAAATCTCATTTACAAAAAGAATTTCTTTAAGTATTCGGTAAGATACCATCCTACTCTTTCCAGAATATTAAATATGAAAAATTCGATTGGATCTTCCCATCTAAAAAAATTACAAGCTTCTCCCAAAGAAGATTTTGGAATTGTTTTTAGAAGCAGACTGTGGAATCCGGAGAATAATCCTACCGATTGGAAAAAGGAAGAGCGAAAAAAAATGAACAGGGATCGTATAGAGATCAATAAAATACTTAAAGAACAATACGGAGATCTATTTTCTAGTGGGATCGAAAAGGACGAGTTTTCAGAAAAAGAATGCCCTGAATTACTGATTCCAGATAAAGAATACCACAAAGCTAACTATCTTAAAAAACTTAAAAATGTCTCCGTGGGAATTATTACCGAAGGACTTGAAAAAAGTATAGGATGGAAATTGGGAGAATATGTAGCCCATAGTATGGCCATACTGACTTCCCCCATTGATGAATTCCAGTTACCGGGTGATTTTAGGGAGGGTGCCAATTATTTGGTGTTTAAATCGCAACAGGAGTTGCTTAAGAAAATCAGACAGCTTTATAACGATAGCGATCTTAGAATGGAAATCCAGCAGAATAACCAGGAATATTATAACGAGTATTTAGAACCGGCAGCTAAACTTCAAAAAATATTTATCAGGATAAATGAAAAAGCTTGA
- a CDS encoding N-acetylneuraminate synthase family protein, whose product MIKQVEIIAEVGQAHEGSLGMALAYIDALADAGVNAVKFQVHIAEAESSIYEPFRVKFSQQDQTRYDYWKRMEFTKEQWKILKQRCDEKRVEFLASPFSNAAVDLLEELKVKRYKVGSGEVTNFLLLEKIANTGKPVILSSGMSSYEELDKSVEFLREKNIDISILQCTTAYPSKPENFGLNVIGELKERYRTSVGFSDHSAKKETCIAATALGAEILEFHAVFSRKSFGPDASSSLEIEEIIELLIAIKHISKALENPVDKKDNSRFTDLKGIFEKSLAVNKDLKKGHILNFNDLEAKKPNGYGIKPEDFYKVVGKALLKDCQKWDFLTADMITDV is encoded by the coding sequence AGAAATAATAGCTGAGGTTGGTCAGGCCCACGAGGGAAGCCTGGGAATGGCTCTTGCCTATATCGATGCTCTTGCAGATGCCGGGGTGAATGCCGTAAAATTCCAGGTGCATATCGCGGAGGCGGAAAGTAGCATCTATGAGCCTTTCAGGGTAAAGTTCTCCCAACAAGACCAGACGCGCTACGATTACTGGAAACGAATGGAGTTTACCAAGGAGCAATGGAAAATTCTTAAACAGAGGTGTGATGAAAAAAGAGTTGAATTTCTGGCTTCGCCATTCAGCAATGCGGCTGTCGATCTTCTGGAGGAACTTAAAGTGAAGAGGTATAAAGTAGGATCGGGGGAGGTGACTAATTTTCTTTTACTGGAAAAGATAGCGAATACTGGAAAGCCTGTAATACTTTCTTCTGGAATGAGTTCTTATGAAGAGCTGGATAAAAGCGTTGAATTTTTAAGAGAAAAAAACATCGATATCTCCATATTACAGTGTACCACGGCCTATCCTTCTAAACCGGAGAATTTTGGGTTAAATGTGATAGGAGAATTAAAAGAAAGATACAGGACTTCGGTGGGATTCTCTGATCATTCCGCTAAAAAAGAAACCTGTATAGCTGCAACTGCGCTTGGTGCAGAAATTCTCGAATTCCATGCGGTCTTTAGCAGGAAAAGCTTTGGGCCTGATGCTTCCTCCTCTCTTGAAATAGAAGAAATAATCGAGCTGCTAATAGCTATAAAGCACATTTCAAAAGCTCTTGAAAATCCGGTGGATAAAAAAGACAATTCAAGATTTACTGACCTTAAAGGAATTTTTGAAAAGTCATTAGCGGTAAATAAGGACCTGAAAAAAGGTCATATTCTGAATTTCAATGATCTGGAAGCAAAAAAGCCCAATGGGTATGGCATCAAACCAGAGGATTTTTATAAGGTGGTTGGTAAAGCTCTCTTAAAAGATTGCCAAAAATGGGATTTTCTAACTGCTGATATGATCACTGATGTCTAA